A stretch of Dietzia lutea DNA encodes these proteins:
- the pstB gene encoding phosphate ABC transporter ATP-binding protein PstB: protein MAKRLDLESVDIFYGDFHAVKEVNLHVPPRSVTAFIGPSGCGKSTVLRSLNRMHEEIPGASVKGSIKLDGVDIYDKKIDPVAVRRTIGMVFQRPNPFPTMSIKENVVAGLRLQGVKNKKTLDEVAEKSLRGANLWNEVKDRLDKPGGGLSGGQQQRLCIARAIAIEPQVLLMDEPCSALDPISTLAVEDLIAELKNDFTIVIVTHNMQQAARVSDQTAFFSLEATGMPGQLVEVNSTERIFSNPENKQTEDYVSGRFG from the coding sequence ATGGCCAAGCGACTCGACCTCGAGAGCGTCGACATCTTCTACGGCGACTTCCACGCCGTGAAGGAGGTCAACCTCCATGTTCCACCGCGCTCCGTCACGGCGTTCATCGGCCCCTCCGGCTGCGGGAAGTCCACGGTGCTGCGTTCGCTCAACCGGATGCACGAGGAGATCCCCGGCGCCTCGGTGAAGGGCTCCATCAAGCTCGACGGCGTCGACATCTACGACAAGAAGATCGACCCGGTCGCCGTCCGCCGCACCATCGGGATGGTCTTCCAGCGCCCGAACCCGTTCCCCACGATGTCGATCAAGGAGAACGTGGTCGCGGGTCTGCGTCTGCAGGGCGTGAAGAACAAGAAGACCCTCGACGAGGTCGCGGAGAAGTCGCTACGCGGTGCCAACCTGTGGAACGAGGTCAAGGACCGTCTCGACAAGCCGGGCGGTGGCCTGTCCGGCGGTCAGCAGCAGCGTCTGTGCATCGCCCGCGCGATCGCCATCGAGCCCCAGGTGCTGCTCATGGACGAGCCCTGCTCGGCGCTCGACCCGATCTCCACTCTGGCGGTCGAGGATCTCATCGCCGAGCTCAAGAACGACTTCACCATCGTGATCGTCACGCACAACATGCAGCAGGCCGCCCGCGTGTCCGACCAGACGGCGTTCTTCTCCCTCGAGGCCACCGGTATGCCCGGTCAGCTCGTGGAGGTGAACTCCACCGAGCGCATCTTCTCGAATCCCGAGAACAAGCAGACCGAGGACTACGTCTCCGGCCGCTTCGGCTGA
- the mshD gene encoding mycothiol synthase, whose protein sequence is MTVDERSMDAATADLVEAMAGEAETLDGVAPLGEQPLRALRSPSARVRHFLASARGADEPAGYAQLTGSGPGASAELVVHPGHRRQGLGTALVRAVLEAEPGVAVWAHGDLPAARALADGMGLARTRDLLMMRRRAADGPTLPDPRPAEGIETGTLADAASEGGQRWRGLDARAEFLRVNNAAFSWHPEQGGWSREQLDERLAVDWVDPGAVFLAVDVTGAQPTLAGFHWTKTVAEPGEPVEGEVYVVAVDPAEQGRGLGGLLTAIGVAHLEDTVGAESVVLYVEGDNTPAVRTYERLGFAVEHRDVTYASR, encoded by the coding sequence ATGACGGTCGACGAACGATCGATGGACGCCGCCACCGCCGACCTGGTGGAGGCGATGGCCGGGGAGGCCGAGACGCTGGACGGGGTGGCCCCGCTGGGCGAGCAGCCCCTCCGGGCGCTGCGGTCGCCGTCCGCCCGCGTCCGTCACTTTCTCGCGAGCGCCCGCGGCGCGGACGAGCCGGCCGGTTACGCGCAGCTGACGGGCAGCGGGCCCGGGGCGTCCGCAGAACTGGTGGTCCACCCCGGGCACCGCCGGCAGGGACTGGGCACAGCCCTCGTGCGCGCGGTGCTGGAGGCGGAACCTGGCGTGGCCGTGTGGGCCCACGGGGACCTGCCGGCCGCGCGGGCGCTCGCGGACGGCATGGGCCTCGCGCGTACGCGCGACCTGCTGATGATGCGCCGGCGCGCCGCCGACGGCCCGACGCTGCCGGATCCGCGCCCCGCGGAGGGGATCGAGACCGGCACGCTCGCCGACGCCGCGTCCGAGGGTGGGCAGCGCTGGCGGGGCCTGGACGCGCGGGCGGAGTTCCTGCGCGTGAACAACGCCGCGTTCTCGTGGCACCCGGAGCAGGGCGGGTGGAGTCGTGAGCAACTCGACGAGCGGCTCGCCGTGGACTGGGTCGACCCCGGCGCGGTGTTCCTCGCCGTGGACGTCACGGGCGCGCAGCCGACGCTGGCCGGATTCCACTGGACCAAGACCGTCGCGGAGCCGGGGGAGCCGGTCGAGGGCGAGGTCTACGTCGTCGCGGTCGATCCGGCCGAGCAGGGGCGTGGCCTCGGCGGTCTCCTCACCGCTATCGGCGTCGCCCACCTGGAGGACACCGTCGGCGCGGAGTCGGTGGTGCTCTACGTCGAGGGCGACAACACCCCGGCGGTCCGCACCTACGAGAGGCTCGGTTTCGCCGTCGAGCACCGCGATGTGACGTATGCCTCCCGGTGA
- a CDS encoding DUF2993 domain-containing protein: MRIPRPAVVAVAAVALGAFVTETVYASRIEADLSTRIAPATPGSGPPSVTIGGGPGSRWIAPDTLASAAIRIEGVERPGLGPVAVEATATDVLVPDDPAAPPIAGESTVSVQITGDSLGPALGMRDVLVGAADDPSLAGGTEHRARVTGTLEGSDIRVSAFVDLVVDTRGARLVPVAPATGPAGFPAGDGELTLRRSALTLEPDVLPLGAAVEELTVTGGTITAAGAAARGGAPLDGLARPGH; the protein is encoded by the coding sequence ATGAGGATCCCCCGCCCCGCCGTCGTCGCAGTAGCCGCTGTGGCCCTCGGCGCCTTCGTCACGGAGACGGTGTACGCCTCACGGATCGAGGCGGATCTGTCGACCCGGATCGCTCCCGCCACGCCCGGCTCGGGGCCACCGTCGGTCACGATCGGCGGCGGTCCGGGCTCGCGATGGATCGCCCCCGACACCCTCGCGTCGGCTGCGATCCGGATCGAGGGGGTCGAACGACCGGGGCTCGGCCCGGTCGCCGTCGAGGCGACGGCCACCGACGTCCTCGTGCCCGACGATCCGGCGGCCCCGCCGATCGCCGGGGAGTCGACGGTCTCGGTCCAGATCACCGGCGACTCACTCGGCCCCGCCCTGGGGATGCGGGACGTGCTGGTCGGCGCCGCCGACGACCCGAGCCTCGCGGGCGGGACCGAACACCGGGCCCGCGTCACGGGGACCCTCGAGGGGTCCGACATCCGCGTCTCGGCGTTCGTCGACCTCGTCGTCGACACCCGCGGCGCGCGCCTCGTCCCCGTCGCCCCGGCGACCGGCCCCGCGGGGTTCCCCGCCGGCGACGGTGAGCTCACGCTCCGCCGCAGCGCACTGACCCTCGAGCCCGACGTCCTGCCCCTGGGCGCCGCGGTCGAGGAGCTCACGGTCACCGGCGGCACCATCACCGCCGCCGGCGCCGCCGCACGCGGCGGAGCGCCGCTCGACGGTCTCGCGCGCCCCGGCCACTAG
- the phoU gene encoding phosphate signaling complex protein PhoU codes for MRLVYSEELADLATSMARMCSLATDDMELATHALLQVDLVAAEKVLQSTSEMSRLATENEERGFALLALQAPVARDLRQVVTSIQLVQDLVRMGTLAGHVAKIVRRRHPEPVLPEPVNGYLAEMGRVAVSLGRSATEVLLNRDPAQAATLAQQDDAVDDLRRHLFTLLTVREWKWGVACAVDVTLLGRYYERFADHAVEVAQRVIFLATGEYATTPESDPEEPSPSSEELVRRFNETDRAFKQRMAQREPGEGDGSPQGA; via the coding sequence ATGCGTCTTGTCTACTCCGAAGAACTCGCGGATCTGGCCACCTCGATGGCCCGGATGTGCTCCCTCGCGACCGATGACATGGAGTTGGCCACCCACGCGCTGCTCCAGGTCGACCTCGTCGCCGCAGAGAAGGTCCTGCAGTCGACGTCGGAGATGTCGCGACTGGCGACCGAGAACGAGGAGCGCGGTTTCGCACTGCTCGCCCTCCAGGCCCCGGTGGCGCGTGACCTCCGCCAGGTGGTCACGTCGATCCAACTGGTACAGGACCTGGTCCGCATGGGCACCCTGGCGGGCCACGTCGCCAAGATCGTGCGCCGGCGCCATCCCGAGCCGGTTCTGCCCGAGCCGGTCAACGGCTACCTGGCGGAGATGGGCCGCGTGGCCGTCTCCCTCGGCCGCTCCGCCACCGAGGTGCTCCTCAACCGGGACCCCGCGCAGGCCGCGACCCTGGCACAGCAGGACGATGCGGTCGACGACCTGCGTCGCCACCTGTTCACCCTGCTCACCGTTCGCGAGTGGAAGTGGGGTGTGGCCTGCGCGGTCGACGTGACCCTGCTCGGCCGGTACTACGAGCGGTTCGCCGACCACGCGGTCGAGGTCGCGCAGCGCGTGATCTTCCTGGCGACCGGGGAGTACGCCACCACCCCGGAGAGCGATCCCGAGGAGCCGTCGCCGTCGAGCGAGGAGCTGGTACGCCGCTTCAACGAGACGGACCGTGCCTTCAAGCAGCGCATGGCGCAGCGCGAACCGGGTGAGGGCGACGGGTCTCCGCAGGGGGCCTGA
- a CDS encoding sulfurtransferase: MSRDDVLVSTSWASSRLADDSVVFLEVDEDVTAYHTDGHIPGAVALDWRTELQQEYTRDLVDRERFGALLSQRGVTRDHTVVVYGGNHNWFAAYAYWYLRLYGHRDVRLLDGGRMLWEREGRPLETETPRRPVTDYVADPQDLTIRAFRDDVLAGLGRDGFVDVRSVDEYTGRLAAPAGLPQEGGRQRGHIPGAVSIPWNRAVTRDGTFRSDAELREIYSDVLTDTDRRIVAYCRIGERSSHTWFVLHELLDQPNVVNYDGSWVEYGSLIGVPVER; this comes from the coding sequence ATGAGTCGCGACGACGTACTGGTCAGCACCAGCTGGGCCTCCTCGCGCCTGGCCGACGACTCGGTGGTCTTCCTCGAGGTCGACGAGGACGTGACGGCGTATCACACCGACGGACACATCCCGGGGGCCGTCGCCCTCGACTGGCGGACCGAGCTGCAGCAGGAGTACACGCGCGATCTGGTCGACCGCGAACGGTTCGGCGCACTCCTGTCGCAGCGGGGGGTCACCCGCGACCACACCGTGGTGGTCTACGGCGGCAACCACAACTGGTTCGCGGCCTACGCGTATTGGTACCTACGCCTGTACGGGCACCGCGACGTCCGACTCCTCGACGGCGGTCGCATGCTGTGGGAGCGCGAGGGGCGCCCCCTGGAGACCGAGACGCCCCGGCGCCCGGTCACCGACTACGTGGCCGACCCGCAGGACCTGACGATCCGCGCGTTCCGCGACGACGTCCTCGCCGGGCTGGGCCGCGACGGCTTCGTGGACGTGCGCTCCGTGGACGAGTACACCGGTCGTCTCGCCGCCCCCGCCGGGCTGCCGCAGGAGGGCGGTCGCCAGCGCGGCCACATCCCGGGCGCGGTCAGCATCCCCTGGAACCGCGCGGTCACCCGCGACGGCACCTTCCGCTCCGACGCGGAACTGCGCGAGATCTACTCGGACGTGCTCACCGATACCGATCGGCGCATCGTGGCGTATTGCCGGATCGGTGAGCGGTCCAGCCACACCTGGTTCGTCCTCCACGAGCTCCTCGACCAGCCCAACGTCGTCAACTACGACGGCAGTTGGGTCGAGTACGGCTCCCTCATCGGGGTACCGGTCGAGCGGTGA
- a CDS encoding winged helix-turn-helix domain-containing protein, translating into MDVVLLAAEADPEAVIPALPLLPHSVRVLPPLASSLGELSGAALALVDARSDLAASRALCRLLAGGADLAVIAVVSEGGLIAVSGDWGLDDILLPTTGPAEVDARFRLAAARRTTQGEADGGLLTVGELVIDEETYVARVKGRPLDLTYKEFELLKHLCQHPGRVFSRAQLLQEVWGYDFFGGTRTVDVHVRRLRAKLGPDHESLIGTVRNVGYKAVRPTDRREEGGDA; encoded by the coding sequence ATGGACGTAGTGCTCCTCGCCGCTGAAGCAGACCCGGAGGCGGTCATCCCGGCGCTGCCTCTGCTCCCGCACTCGGTGCGTGTGCTCCCGCCGCTCGCCTCCTCGTTGGGCGAGCTCTCCGGCGCGGCCCTCGCGCTGGTCGACGCGCGGAGTGATCTGGCGGCGTCGCGGGCGTTGTGCCGGCTTCTCGCGGGCGGCGCCGACCTCGCCGTCATCGCGGTGGTCTCCGAGGGCGGGTTGATCGCGGTCAGCGGCGACTGGGGCCTGGACGACATCCTCCTGCCGACCACGGGGCCGGCGGAGGTGGACGCCCGGTTCCGACTGGCGGCCGCACGCCGCACCACGCAGGGCGAGGCCGACGGTGGCCTGCTCACCGTCGGGGAGCTGGTGATCGACGAGGAGACCTACGTCGCGCGCGTCAAAGGCCGGCCGCTGGACCTGACCTACAAGGAGTTCGAGCTCCTCAAGCACCTCTGCCAGCACCCCGGTCGGGTGTTCTCGCGCGCTCAGCTCCTCCAGGAGGTGTGGGGGTACGACTTCTTCGGCGGGACGCGGACCGTCGACGTCCACGTGCGGCGCCTGCGCGCCAAGCTCGGCCCGGATCACGAGTCCCTCATCGGCACCGTCCGTAACGTCGGGTACAAGGCGGTCAGGCCGACGGACCGCCGCGAGGAGGGAGGGGACGCATGA
- the dusB gene encoding tRNA dihydrouridine synthase DusB: MSVPSATASPALRIGPLELASPVVLAPMAGVTNVAFRTLCREIEREQQGSVSGLYVCEMVTARALVERQPATLHMATFAPDESPRSLQLYTVDAEYTYAAARMIVDENLADHIDINFGCPVPKVTRRGGGSAIPYKRRLFRSIVAAAVRATEGTDIPVTVKMRVGIDDQHHTHLDAGQIAVDEGAKAVALHARTAAQRYSGEADWSQISRLVEHVGAVSDVPVLGNGDIFSAEDAVRMREQTGCAGVVIGRGCLGRPWLFSELAARLAGREAPTPPTLGEVARIMYRHGELLAEHHGEDKGMRDIRKHVAWYLRGFPAGSEKRVALSAVRTLGDLAAMLADLPTDEPFPADGYGPRGRQGSPSKVLLPEGWLDDPEDDAVALAGADAENSGG, translated from the coding sequence ATGTCCGTTCCCTCCGCCACCGCCTCCCCCGCGCTGCGCATCGGCCCGCTCGAGCTCGCGTCGCCCGTCGTCCTCGCGCCGATGGCCGGGGTCACCAACGTCGCGTTCCGCACCCTGTGCCGCGAGATCGAGCGGGAGCAGCAGGGTTCGGTGTCGGGCCTGTACGTGTGCGAGATGGTCACGGCCCGTGCGCTGGTCGAGCGTCAGCCGGCGACGCTGCACATGGCGACGTTCGCGCCCGACGAGTCGCCCCGCAGTCTGCAGCTGTACACGGTCGACGCCGAGTACACGTACGCGGCGGCCAGGATGATCGTCGACGAGAACCTCGCCGATCACATCGACATCAACTTCGGGTGCCCAGTCCCCAAGGTCACCCGGCGCGGCGGCGGATCGGCCATCCCCTATAAGCGTCGTCTGTTCCGATCGATCGTGGCGGCGGCGGTGAGGGCCACCGAGGGCACCGACATCCCGGTGACGGTGAAGATGCGCGTGGGGATCGACGACCAGCACCACACCCACCTCGACGCCGGCCAGATCGCAGTGGACGAAGGCGCCAAGGCGGTGGCGCTCCATGCGCGGACCGCCGCCCAGCGGTACTCGGGCGAGGCGGACTGGTCGCAGATCTCGCGGCTCGTCGAGCACGTCGGCGCGGTGTCGGACGTACCGGTCCTGGGCAACGGCGATATCTTCTCCGCCGAGGACGCCGTGCGGATGCGCGAACAGACCGGCTGCGCGGGCGTGGTGATCGGCCGCGGCTGCCTCGGCCGGCCGTGGCTGTTCTCCGAGCTGGCCGCCCGTCTCGCGGGCCGCGAGGCGCCGACCCCGCCCACTCTCGGCGAGGTCGCCCGGATCATGTACCGCCACGGCGAGCTCCTCGCCGAGCACCACGGCGAGGACAAGGGCATGCGGGACATCCGTAAGCACGTCGCCTGGTACCTGCGCGGCTTCCCCGCCGGGTCGGAGAAGCGGGTGGCCCTGTCCGCCGTCCGCACGCTGGGCGATCTGGCCGCGATGCTGGCCGACCTGCCGACCGACGAGCCGTTCCCCGCCGACGGCTACGGACCGCGGGGGCGGCAGGGCTCGCCCTCGAAGGTCCTGCTGCCCGAGGGCTGGCTGGACGACCCCGAGGACGACGCGGTGGCGCTCGCCGGCGCGGACGCCGAGAACTCCGGGGGCTGA
- the pstA gene encoding phosphate ABC transporter permease PstA, with the protein MSQATPDLAKPAKPADTFLPISGSRKVKDKAATVVFTVCFVLAVVPLVALLFKVVVSGVPAVLNLDWWANSFNLVSPSSMAGGVGHAIYGSLVQALIAAVISIPLGVAAGIMLVEYPDSKIAKPTTFMVDVLAGVPSVVAAIFIFGIWISVLQFNLSAFAVALALVLLMLPLIVRSTEEMLKLVPDELREASYALGVPKWKTVVSVVVPTALSGMVSGIFLALARVMGETAPVLILVGYTARYNYDVFEGNMASLPLLIYNQLSNPNEAGQYRIWGAALTLIIIIGLANVLATFAAKALAPKTK; encoded by the coding sequence ATGTCCCAGGCAACCCCCGACCTCGCCAAGCCGGCCAAGCCGGCCGACACGTTCCTGCCGATCTCGGGCAGCCGCAAGGTCAAGGACAAGGCCGCGACCGTGGTGTTCACGGTGTGCTTCGTCCTCGCCGTCGTCCCCCTGGTCGCCCTGCTGTTCAAGGTCGTCGTCTCGGGAGTGCCCGCGGTCCTGAACCTCGACTGGTGGGCCAATTCGTTCAACCTCGTCTCGCCGTCGTCGATGGCCGGCGGTGTCGGCCACGCCATCTACGGCAGCCTCGTGCAGGCGCTCATCGCGGCCGTCATCTCGATCCCCCTCGGCGTGGCGGCCGGCATCATGCTCGTCGAGTACCCCGATTCGAAGATCGCCAAGCCCACCACCTTCATGGTCGACGTCCTCGCCGGCGTCCCGTCCGTGGTGGCCGCCATCTTCATCTTCGGCATCTGGATCTCGGTCCTGCAGTTCAACCTCAGTGCGTTCGCTGTGGCGCTGGCGTTGGTTCTTCTCATGCTGCCGCTCATCGTGCGATCGACCGAGGAGATGCTCAAGCTGGTTCCCGACGAGCTGCGCGAGGCCTCCTACGCGCTCGGGGTGCCCAAGTGGAAGACCGTCGTGAGCGTCGTGGTCCCGACCGCGCTGTCGGGCATGGTCTCCGGCATCTTCCTCGCGCTCGCGCGCGTGATGGGGGAGACGGCCCCGGTGCTGATCCTCGTGGGCTACACGGCCCGTTACAACTACGACGTCTTCGAGGGCAACATGGCCTCGCTGCCGCTGCTGATCTACAACCAACTCTCGAACCCCAACGAGGCCGGCCAGTATCGCATCTGGGGTGCTGCCCTGACGCTCATCATCATCATCGGGCTGGCGAACGTGCTAGCCACGTTCGCCGCCAAGGCGCTCGCGCCCAAGACCAAGTAA
- the pstC gene encoding phosphate ABC transporter permease subunit PstC has translation MTIHESVDRDAGKNSSSGGPADGTAPASDADAGGGGGLRDAGASQRIDAIFRGLTVFAGAVIVALIALIGIVLVMQATPSLMQNNVNFFTSSVWNTTDPENMSFGILDLLKVTVLSSIFALVLAVPVSIGIATFLVQYAPPRLSRTLSALIDLLAAVPSIIYGMWGLLVLGPWMVPFATWLNENLNWFFLFGDGNVTIAGGGTIFTAGVVLAIMILPIITSMSRETIRQTPSLHQEAALALGATKWEKIRMTCFPYAKSGMIAGSMLALGRALGETVAVLIILRAASAPSTLSLFDGGFTFASKIASGSAEFNHPLPTGAYIAAGLVLFILTFIVNLIARSVSGGKVNG, from the coding sequence ATGACAATTCACGAATCCGTCGACCGTGACGCCGGCAAGAACTCCTCGTCCGGCGGGCCCGCCGACGGCACCGCCCCGGCGTCGGACGCGGACGCGGGCGGCGGGGGTGGCCTGCGCGACGCCGGGGCGTCCCAGAGGATCGACGCGATCTTCCGCGGGCTCACCGTCTTCGCGGGCGCGGTCATCGTCGCGCTCATCGCCCTCATCGGGATCGTTCTGGTCATGCAGGCGACGCCGTCGCTCATGCAGAACAACGTCAACTTCTTCACGTCGTCCGTGTGGAACACCACGGACCCGGAGAACATGTCGTTCGGCATCCTCGACCTGCTCAAGGTCACGGTGCTGAGCTCGATCTTCGCCCTGGTGCTGGCGGTGCCCGTCTCCATCGGGATCGCCACGTTCCTGGTGCAGTACGCGCCGCCCCGGCTCTCACGGACGCTGTCGGCCCTCATCGACCTGCTGGCCGCCGTCCCGTCGATCATCTACGGCATGTGGGGCCTGCTCGTGCTGGGGCCGTGGATGGTCCCGTTCGCCACGTGGCTCAACGAGAACCTCAATTGGTTCTTCCTGTTCGGCGACGGCAACGTCACGATCGCCGGCGGCGGCACCATCTTCACCGCCGGCGTCGTCCTGGCGATCATGATCCTGCCGATCATCACCTCGATGTCCCGCGAGACCATCCGCCAGACCCCGTCCTTGCACCAGGAGGCGGCGCTCGCCCTGGGAGCCACCAAGTGGGAGAAGATCCGGATGACCTGCTTCCCCTACGCCAAGTCGGGGATGATCGCCGGCTCCATGCTCGCCCTCGGCCGCGCCCTCGGTGAGACCGTGGCCGTCCTCATCATCCTCCGCGCGGCGAGCGCGCCCAGCACGCTGTCTCTGTTCGACGGCGGCTTCACGTTCGCCTCCAAGATCGCGTCCGGTAGCGCCGAGTTCAACCACCCGCTGCCGACCGGTGCGTACATCGCCGCCGGGCTCGTGCTCTTCATCCTCACCTTCATCGTCAATCTCATCGCGCGCTCGGTGTCCGGTGGAAAGGTCAACGGCTGA
- the pstS gene encoding phosphate ABC transporter substrate-binding protein PstS codes for MDLKRTGALFGLAALTTVGLAACSDDNTGGDNTSAQAVSDAECGGKANLNASGASSQNNAMTIFANSYSMSCEGQTLDYNSNGSGSGVKEFIGGQTDFGGSDSPLKEDEYAQAEERCEGPAWNLPAVFGPIAIAYNLDGVEVALSADTLAQVFKGEITNWNDPAIAEENQGVELPDQPITVIFRSDESGTTDNFQKYLEAAAPEVWTEGAGKTFNGGTGEGSRGNEGVSAAVAQTPGTITYTEWSYAKSQDLGMVKVITPADSEGVELNAETAGTTIDSATLQNEGSNDLVIDTSSFYVPDTAGAYPIIMPTYEIVCSSYGDPETAEAVKAFLNIAVSEDVQGQLEPEGYIPVPDEFREKLVTAISEIS; via the coding sequence GTGGACCTCAAGCGCACCGGTGCCCTGTTCGGGCTCGCCGCCCTCACGACCGTCGGCCTGGCCGCGTGCTCGGACGACAACACGGGCGGGGACAACACCTCCGCTCAGGCGGTCTCCGACGCGGAGTGTGGCGGCAAGGCCAACCTCAACGCCTCGGGTGCGTCGTCGCAGAACAACGCCATGACGATTTTCGCCAACTCGTACTCCATGAGCTGCGAGGGGCAGACCCTGGACTACAACTCCAACGGGTCCGGTTCCGGCGTCAAGGAGTTCATCGGCGGCCAGACCGACTTCGGTGGCTCCGACTCGCCCCTGAAGGAGGACGAGTACGCCCAGGCCGAGGAGCGGTGCGAGGGCCCGGCGTGGAACCTGCCGGCCGTCTTCGGGCCGATCGCGATCGCCTACAACCTGGACGGCGTCGAGGTCGCGCTGTCGGCCGACACTCTCGCCCAGGTCTTCAAGGGCGAGATCACCAACTGGAACGACCCGGCCATCGCCGAGGAGAATCAGGGCGTCGAGCTGCCTGACCAGCCCATCACCGTGATCTTCCGCTCGGACGAGTCGGGCACCACCGACAACTTCCAGAAGTACCTCGAGGCGGCCGCGCCGGAGGTGTGGACCGAGGGGGCCGGCAAGACCTTCAACGGCGGCACGGGCGAGGGCTCGCGCGGCAACGAGGGCGTGTCCGCGGCCGTCGCGCAGACGCCCGGCACGATCACCTACACCGAGTGGTCCTACGCCAAGAGCCAGGACCTCGGCATGGTCAAGGTCATCACCCCGGCCGACTCCGAGGGCGTGGAGCTCAACGCCGAGACCGCCGGCACCACGATCGACTCGGCCACCCTGCAGAACGAGGGCTCCAATGACCTGGTGATCGACACCTCGTCGTTCTACGTCCCCGATACTGCGGGCGCCTACCCGATCATCATGCCCACCTACGAGATCGTCTGCTCGAGCTACGGCGACCCCGAGACCGCCGAGGCCGTCAAGGCCTTCCTCAACATCGCGGTGTCCGAGGACGTCCAGGGCCAGCTCGAGCCCGAGGGCTACATCCCCGTGCCCGACGAGTTCCGCGAGAAGCTGGTGACGGCGATCTCCGAGATCTCCTGA